The nucleotide sequence CATCCGATTAAAGACTTCTATAAAGATGGCGTGTTTATCACCATCAATACTGATAATCGCACAGTTTCTAATACGACGATGACAGAGGAAGTCCGTAAAGTGATGGAGGAGTTTAACTTGACTCGTGAAGACTACTTTGCCATTTACAAGGTGAGTGTTGAACAGTCATTTGCTTCAGACGCAGTTAAACAAGACTTGCTTAAGTTTGTAGAGTAAAGCTTAAGATTCTTTTTACTACACGATAACACGCAACTATATCCGCATAAGTCACATCGAAATCTTGGTGTGACTGCTTCACCTCTATACTGAGCTTATCAACGAATATTAAAATTTCATTCTTCTTTATAGCAATTGGTATTGTCACTTTACATTAATGAGTCAGCGAAAAAGTGATAATATTTTTCTTAATGATGAATGCAACAAAAAGCAAACAAACACATTTTGGATAGATTGAAGATTAAGCAGATCTAGCAATTAATGTTCACTATTAGGTGAATATAGGTGTTTAAATTTAAAACTCCATATCAACGTTAATTCCGTTACTTAAGTTGTTGGTAATATTACATATTGTAATGCTACTTCATGTAACGATACTTTTTGTAATACGAAATAGGGTAATATTAGATTTTATATTATTTGTATCAAGGTGTATCTTCTATTTCATTGTATTTACAGTTAATTAACCTTGGCTGGGTAGCGGTGTTTCTAACTTAGTGATATTAAGTCATTAAGTAGATTTTGCCAGTTATATTTAATTTCGATTTTAACTTAATTCAAAGTCTGCCTGTTAACAAGTTGGTCACATTGGAAAAGTCATGTTTTCTGTTAATTGTATAGTCATTGGATATGTGTTAATTAATTAACGGTAACGTACCTTATGTATTATTCTTGTTGGAAAAAAAGCCTCTCACAATGGTTATTGTAAATTGTTTTTATGCTCCCATATCGATACTCGTTTCATATGGGAATAAGAGACTTCAACTGATTGAAAATAGTATTAATTAAACGGAGTTGGTTATTATGACGAATGAAAAAAAAATAAATAATGGGAGAATTGGTGTATTCGCGTTAGCAATGTTAAATGTCGTTGCTGTTGTTAGTTTACGTGGTCTCCCCGCGGAAGCTGAATATGGGTTAAGTTCGGTATTTTATTATGTATTTGCAGCCGTCGTATTTCTGGTTCCAGTTTCTCTGGTTGCTGCCGAGTTGGCAACTGGCTGGTCAGAAAAAGGCGGTATATTTCGTTGGGTAGGTGAAGCATTTGGTCCTCGGCTTGCCCTTGTCGCTGTATTTATGTTGTGGATTGAAGTCACGGTTTGGTTCCCAACTGCATTAACGTTTGGTTCGGTATCACTGGCATTTATTGGTCCTGATACGACTTGGGATCAAGCACTTTCAGAAAACAAATTCTTCATATTGTCGATTGTGTTAGGTATTTATTGGTTTGCAACTTTTGTCGCTCTTCGGGGGACATCTGCTTTTGCTAAACTGGCTAAGTGGGGTGGCCTAGTGGGCACTATCATACCTGGCATTGTGTTAATCGTGCTTGGTTTTTCTTATTTGTTTTTCTCTGGTAAGCCACCTCAAATAGAATTGACTTGGGGCAACCTTATTCCCGACTTTTCTAATTTTAATAATGTGGTACTCGCAGCCAGTATTTTCCTGTTCTATGCCGGTATGGAGATGAACGCCATTCATGTTTCAGAAGTCGATAATGCCGCGCGTAATTACCCTATTGCAATCGCCATTGCAGCAATTGGTACAGTGTCAGTGTTTGTTTTAGGTACCTTGGCGATTGCCTTTATCATTCCTCAACAAGACATCAGTTTAACCCAAAGCCTCTTGATAGCTTATGATAAGTTGTTTGCTTGGGCTGGTATTGGTTGGGCTTCACCGGTTGTCGCAGCGTGTCTAGCTCTTGGTGTCCTTGCGGGGGTTGTTGGTTGGGTCGCGGGCCCCTCTTCTGCACTGCTAGTTGTCGCTAAAGGGGGATATTTACCACGATTCTGGCAATACACCAATAAATATGGCATGGCAACGCACATTATGTTGGTTCAAGCCATATTAGTGACCTTAATCTCCACCATATTTGTGGTGTTGCCATCGGTACAAGCTGCCTATCAGATCTTAAGTCAATTAACGGTCGTTCTGTATTTGATTATGTATTTATTAATGTTTGCTGCAGCCATCCACCTTAGATACAGTCAACCCAATCGACCACGTCCCTATAAAATACCTGGGGGCGATATGGGCATGTGGATCATTGGTGGTTTAGGCTTTATTGGTTCATTAATAGCATTCCTATTTTCATATATCCCGCCGAATCAAATCTCAGTGGGTAGCCCTGAAGAGTTTGTTGGTTTTCTTGTGTTATTGACGCTATTCTTCGTCGCTGTTCCGCTTATTATTTACCAAATTCGTAAGCCACACTGGAAAGACCCATCAGTGACTGACTTTGCGCCATTCACGTGGGAAATAGAAGATATACATCCCGGAATTATAAATACTTCCGACAAAATCACTCATGAATTAAACAAGTAACTTAAGGAAAATATCATGTCTTCTTTAAATTCGAATATTGCTGAGTTAATGAAGCAAGCTGTTGAAAAGTGTAAAGATAATAAAGGTGGTGAGAATGCGTCATATATTCCATTTTTGGCATCAGTTCCATCAGAGTTAATTGGACTAGCATTTGTCTCTGTTACTGGTGAAGTGATTAAACTCCAAGATGCTGAATATAAATTTGCGCTTGAGTCCATTTCTAAAGTCTTAACCTTGGCCTTGGCATTAGAGCAGTCAGGTGCTGACGCGATTCACACCAAAGTAGGCGCGGATCCAACAGGTTTACCTTTTAACTCTGTGATGGCGTTAGAGCTGCATCAAGGCATGCCTTTAACACCGCTAGTCAATGCCGGTGCGATGGCAACGGTGAGTTTGTTAAAAGCGACAGATAAAGAGCAGAGGTGGGACGAAATTCTGAATTTCCAGTCTCTTCTTACCAATAGCAAGATTGAGCTATCTGATGAGGTCAATCAATCGGAACAAACCACTAATGAGCATAATCGGGCGATTGCCTATTTGCTTAAATCATCAGATAGAATGTACTCAGATCCGATGGATGCATGTGAGGTTTACACTCGTCAGTGTTCGACCTTGATCAATAGCGTTGAACTCGCAACAGTAGGCGCAACCTTGGCCAATGGCGGGGTTAATCCACTGTCTGGGAAGCAACTCATTAAGACCGAAAACATTCCACATATTTTAGCTGAAATGGTGATGGAAGGGCTTTATGACACTTCCGGTGACTGGGCTTATGATGTTGGTTTACCCAGTAAGAGTGGTGTCGGTGGCGGCATACTTTCAGTCATTCCTAATGTTGGGGCGCTGGCCGCTTTTTCACCGCGTCTTGATCCTATTGGCAATAGTGTGCGTGGGCAGCAAATGATTAAATATGTTGCACAAGAAATGGGCTGGAATCTATTTACGAGTCAGAAGCACTAGCTAGAGCTAGAGAGGAGGGCTAAGCGTTTAAAGACGGTTAAACGCTTAACTTAAACTTTGTAGAAGTTAGATGAAAGGAAATAGACAAATGAATAAGTCATTTATTGCTACAGCTATTGCAGTTCTCATTGTATCACCCTCGATATCTGCTACTGAACTGTATAAAGATGCTAAAAATCAGCTGACATTGGGCGGGTATGGTGATTTTAGTGTTTTGAATACCAATGATACAACAGAGGTTGTTAACAACGCATCACGTATCAACTTTCAGTTTAGTCATAAGCTCAGTAATGGCCTGAAAGCGTTCAGCACCATGGAATGGGGGATCAACCCATTTGATTCTACGTTAGTTTACAACCGTGAGAGTCTGTTCTCTTCACAAAATGGTGATTTGTTAAACAGCCGCTTAGCCTTTATCGGTTTATCCTATAACCAATACGGTAGTCTTTCATTTGGTAAACAATGGAGTGCTTGGTATGACGTCGTCGGCGGCACTGATAACGCCTTTATTTGGGGGGGCGCTGCAGCTGGCGAATATAGCTTGGACGGCTCCGGTGGAATTGATGGTGTCGGTCGAGCTGACAAAGCTATTCAATATAGGAACACCATAGGGAATTTTAGTTTTACCTTGCAAACTCAGTTACAGGATAACACGATTGATCTCACTGGATTTGATCAAGTCGATCCAGATGGAACAAGCACCCTGACCTATGGTAATACCTATGGTGCTTCTGCCACATATGATTTTAGCGATAAACTCAGTGTTTCAGTGGGGGGCAACCGTGGTGAGTTTAAAGGTTTTAATAGTACGACCAATGACAGTATTGATACCGAAGATGAGATCTATGGTGCCAGTGTCTCTTGGGGCACACTGTCAGGCGATGGTCTGTACGTTTCAGCGAACTACAACAAGAATAAATACCATGAAACCGATAATAGTGGACGATTAATTCCTGATGCTGATGGAGTAGAAGCAATGGTGTCCTATTATTCTGATAATGTTCGTTCTTATCTTATCTATAATACCTTGTCTGCTGATAACTATTCCTTCATGGGCAATGATGGGATATTGCAAAATGTCACTGAGTACAATGAGCAGTCTTTGGTGCCAGGGATTGCGTATATATGGGATTCAACACTGGTCACCTATATCGAGGGTAAGATTGATATGAGCGATTTTGTGACCAACGGAGTCAAATCAGAAGGCGACAGTGCTGTCGCTGTGGGGATCCGCTACTACTTGTGATATGTTGCCATATTCAGTCATAGTAAGATGTATATTCATCTTACTATGACTTCATCTCTTTTATGGTAGCGCATTAATGTCCATCGCCGAGTTGTAGATTTCAATAGGAGTGCCGAAAATGTGGTAAATTTCCATATTTAAAGTTTCTATAATATTTTCGTCACCATTGTCCGGTGCTTGTAAACCCAAATGCCACATGCGAGCAAATACCGTTAAGAATTTCCCTCTATTAGTATACCCAGCTTCATAATATGCATTGATACGCCTATCTTCATTAAAAACTGACGTCCCAGTTTTTCTATCTACACCTATAACAGCATTTTTATTTATCGCACTATTAAAAGGAATAACTAGTCCAATCGCGTTAACATCATTGACTAGCCCAGTCTTTGATAAAATAACAACGCTTGCATCGGCGCTGTTTGCTAAATTGTCCCAACTTACTTTCGCACTTCCCAACGCCGCAGTGTTTAATGCATCATTTTTAGAACCGAAAATGTTCAATCTAACTTTTGAATGACGTGTACTTTCACATTTTTCGTTTCCAGAACAAGGATTAATAGTACAAATTTCAGGATCAATTACATCCATTTTATTTGCATCAAGTTTATTCCATGCTCCATTTTCTTTCCACATTACATATCGATACCCTTCAGATGGTTTTAATCGATAACTATAAGTATTGAGTAAATAGGATAGGTCTTCATCAGTGGCTGTTTGGTTACCATTATGATAGGTAGGGGAAAGGTCAAGTACTCTTTTTGTGTTATCAATACCGTTCGATTCACGATTAAACTGAAGTATATTAGCGGCTGAGCGAGTATAGCTCCATTCCGCCTTATGCCTTAATACTGATTTATTTGTATTAACCAAACTTGAGGAGTCTTCCCAATGTCCACTAAAGTCCATCTCGCTTCGCAGTTCATGTAGCATATCTAAGTTTGACTCATCGATACCATCGATGTCTGAATTCCCGTTATCACATACTCTGGAGTCAGAAAACACTTCACCATTAGTGCTCGTATGAGGTTCATTTTTAATCCAGTCATAGGTTTTTGAATCTAATACAAATAAAGGTGTAGCAAGTGGTGTTATTTCAATTTTAAGTCCGTTTTTAGAAAGCGTAGTTTCTGTACCTTCGCTAGATGAGGCCCCTCCTTGAGTTGGATTATATGCCCCATGGTGTATTTACTGCGTAGTGCACTAACCCAACCGGCACCATAACCAGTGACTATAAGGTTATCTCCAGTTGAAGATAACCTTAGTTGTGAGCCATAGCCGCCACCCATTTTACTTACCCCAAAAATTTCGCCATTGGTGAAGTTAATAAATTCATGCGCATCTTCATTGTTAGAGTTATCTAAAAGGGGCACTCTGTTTTCAAGATACATATGATAAATGTTAGAGTTAGCACCAGTACCTGAGGTAAAAAGGCGAATTGTAGAAGGTTTTTTATTGATTGGAAGATTCCATTTATGTAGGCTATTTTTAGTATTTCCAACTGTATGCCCAAATAACTCCGCGACGCCATTAATGACTTGAAGCTCAAACTCTGCTCTTTCATTGACGACTAAATAACGAGATAATCTAACGGGACTTCCGGATTGGTCTGTCAATACTATATGACTCTTCCTTAACGTGATAATAGCGCGATAACTGCCATCATATATTCGAAATGAAATAGGTGTTTTCGATCCGTATTTATTTACTTCGACACCAAAACGCAAGCTGTACTGCTTTGGAATATTAAGATTATTCGTTTCCCAGTAACTTAACGACGTACCGTTTGCAATATTTAAGAAGGGTTCATTAACACTGTTTAAAGAGGTTGAGAAATCATAATTTCCATTGTTTTGGAGGATCCAATTAGATGAATTATCCCACTATTCTTGAAAAATAATAGGATCAGGAATTACGGCAAGGTGATCTATCTTTGCATGAACGTTATTGTCTGAATTTAAAGCGTTCGCGCTTAATTGTATCATTGGTGGTTGGTCTGAAAACTTGAGACTATTGATTGGAATAGAGTTGCCGCCGTCGATAGACAATTCTGCGTGACTATAATTTACTTTAATATCATAATCATGCCACTGACCAACCGAAGGAGAACTGGCAAGTATTTGCTTTTCCCCAAATTGATCAATGATACTCACTCCTCTATAATCCACTATCAGAATTAGATTTACTGCCCCTGACTTTACCAGTACTCTCAAGGGCCATCCTGCAGTACCATAAGACGCTATAAGTGCTCTGAATTTAACTCGATATGAACTTTTTATATCAATGGGTCTATCATAGGTTAGGGTGCTTATTATGCCACTTGACTCTAAGTTTAAGAATTTCCGCCCTCCAGATGCACTTTCAATGTAAGGTGAAATAGTGGAGTTAGTCGAATTTATAGACCAGCGAGATATGTTGTCAAATGAAAATTCGTATGTGCTGGGATATTCGGGTTGTCCAGAGTATGCACAATGTACTATTAGAAAACCTCCAACTAACAACATATTAAAAAAATATTTCATAATATTCTCTCTATTTGTATTATATAATTATAAAGTCATCCTTAAATTTTTATTATTTCCTTAAAATAATATGCGCAGGTTAAATATGAGCAAGGGAGTTAATTTCCACTTAATAATAAGTTGAAACCTCACATCACCTCCTCTCTTCATATATAACAACCTATGTACTAAACATATAGAACAAATATTGCCATTTCAACCTAAATGTGAACAATAGTATATAAAAATACAGTTGGTGGGTGCGATATATCATATCTCATTGTAATTATAAGTATTTTTTTCAGCTATAGATTTTATAAGATCTAGCGTGATGTGTTGATTTAAGTGAGGTGATGTAGCGATAAAGTTTAATTAATTTGTTCTTATTGCTATAAGTGGTTGTTTTTTTTGAGAGGAATATTTGCTGTATGTGTATGCTCTAATTGTTAATTATCCTTATCTAACACAGGGTGTTATTGGTTAAATAGGGAAGGATTTCCTGAGCGGAAATGGGTTTGGACAAATAATAACCTTGAATAAAATCACAATCTAATTTTATTAATTGATGCAGTTGCTCTTGTGTTTCAACGCCTTCAGCAACCACTGTTTTTCCCAGAGCTTTCGCCATTGATATGATAGTTGACACTAAGATGTGTGCATCTTGGCTCACAGTCATATCTTTTATAAAAGAACGGTCAATTTTTATAATATCAATTGGAAAACGGCGAAGGTAACTGAGTGATGAATATCCAGTACCAAAATCATCGAGTGCGATAGTGCAACCTGCATCTTGTAGGTGTTTAAGCAGTCTTTCGTTATTACTTCTCTCAGAAGCTAGGGCACTTTCCGTTAGTTCAAAACAGATATCAGAAGGCGCTAATTGGTGTTGATTAATTGTAGATAACCATTGATCGTTATCTCTTTCATTGAAGGGGATTTCATAAACAGAGCGATTAACATTGAATCCTATTTCAGTGAAGCCTTTTGATTTTAATCGTTTTAATTGTGCACAAGATTCCTGTAATACGAACTCCCCAATATCTTTGATCAACATAAATTCTTCTGCAAGTGGGATAAATATTTCAGGAGAGATTAAAATGCCGTTATGCTCCCAACGAACTAACACTTCAAACTTTTCTATTACAAGGCTTTTTGTTGAGAAAATCGGTTGGTATACAAGGTGTAGTTGTTTATTACATATCGCATTTTGTAGGTCGTTTTTTAGCTCAATTCGTTGCAATACCTCATCTTGCATATTACTTGTAAAGTAGCGGTATGAATCTCTACCGTTATTTTTTACATAATACATGGCATGTTCCGCTTCTTTCATTACCGAACTTGCATCTTTGTTCTTTTCCGATAGATGGGTAATACCTATGCTAAGTCTGCAGTCGATAGACGTTTCTTGAATATAAAAAGGTTCACGAAATGCTTGAGTTATCTTGTCTGCAAGGCTTAGCATATCTGCTTTATTAGCTATGTGGTTCACCATTAATGCAAACCCGTCTCCGCTAATTCGAGCTGCAATATCACTGCTTTTTATTAATGATTGTAAGCGCTCTGCAGCTTTAATGAGTAATTGATCACCGAACTGTTCACCAAATAGATCATTAATCTCTTTAAAAAGATCTAGATCCATCATATAAACAGTAGGTTGAGATTTATTGTTTTTAAGGTATTTAATTTTTTTGGTTAATGTTTCCATAAAGAAAAAACGATTAGCCAAACCAGTAAGAAGATCGAAACTAGCCTGTTGCTGAATCTTTTTCTTGGCTTTCACACTCTCAGAAATATCGAAGAAGGAACCAACATAATGGGATATTTCGCCAGCAGCATCATGAATAACACTAATTGTTAATAACTCTGGAAATACTTCATTATTTTTTCTTTTATTCCATATCTCACCAGACCAGCCCCCTTTATGTTTTATATCAGACCACATCTGTTCATAAAACTGTTGCGAGTGGTCTCCAGAATTGAACATTTTTGGATTTTTACCATAAACTTCATCAAGGCTATAACCTGTCGTTTTAGTAAATGCTTCGTTAATTCGTACTATTTGATTTCTATTATTACTAATGAATATGGCTTCCTTACTTTCATCAATAATATGATCACTTAGATTTAAACGCTTAATATAGTCCTGTGTTTCAATATCTTTTTCTATAAGACCACTAAAAAGGAGGAACAATGATTCAATTGAACTGCTGTTTGTTATTGGCTGATGGAACAATGCGACCAGAATAGCGGTGGTGTCATTATTACTATCTTGTAAGGAGATGCCAACATAGCCTGAAATATCCATCTGAGCCAATAGCTTATCGTCAGGGTATAAGTGCTGTGCATTTTTAGCCAGTGAACAGATACCCCCCTTAATGACCTCTGTACAAGGGGTGGACCTTAATGGGTAACTGAAGTTATCTAAAATGTTGTCGTTATTGGCAAGAGCAATCGTTGTTGCCACTGTTTTATCTGAGTTGAGACTGGCGATAAAAACAAAGTCAGCTTCAATGGCTTTGGTTAACCCGATACAGATATTATTGGCGAAGTTAGCATATTTTAAATCGGATAATTGATGAATTATCGCTCTTATTTTATCTTCATTCATCATGCATGTCTTCGAAGGTTAAATTTTGATTTAATCACCTATTAGTTTGTAATGCAACGAAATATTTTGAGTTGCACTTTTGTTGCATTAAATGTTGTGCGTGGGTGTCTTGCTTGGCTCTATTCCTGCATTAAAAGGTTTTTAGACCCATAACAACATGAATACAAAGGTCAGCAGCAAGGCATTTAGAAGATGGGCTATATATTTTAATCTACTGATAAGTAATATTTTTATAGTGAATTTTTGCAAGATGAAGTACTTGTTATAAATACTTAGAACGTTTTACTCATAAATGAAAATTCACTGTTCTGTGCATAAACTTGATTGCATATTCCTATTAATGATAACGTTACATTTTGTCGTATTTGTAATACAAATATGTGAATGTGATCATTAAATTGGTGGAGGGATATACCTGCTGTTGAACAAGGGAGCCAGATAAGAATAAATAGAGGATATCTATGAAAGCAAAACGATTATTTACTGTCTTTGGATGTACATTACTAGCGGGATCATTTTTAAGCGTTCCAGTCGTGTCTGCTGTGGATGATGGTGTTTCGGTGAAAACACCTCCCACAGGGACTATCATGCGAGGCAAGGGACCTTCGGGAACTAGTTACTGTGATCTCGCCAGAGGAACAAATGTGGATGGTGGATATTGCCAGATATTATGGAAAGATCTGCAAACTGGTCGATTTAGTCTTAAACAGTACAATGGAAAAACGACTGCGGAACTGAAAAAAGATTATCTTGAAAGTAAGTTTGACTTTACCCTTATTGAGGAGGCGATTGCTAGTGCGCAGACTTTTAATTCCAGCAGGCTGGTAAGGCTAAAGAAGAAGCAGGATGAAGATTTTCCTGATCTGGCTGATGAAGATAAACTGACTGAATTGGCTGATGAGGATAAATTTAAGGTACTGTTGAGGATCCGTGCCGGTGTTGATTCTCCTCAGTGGGTTAAAGACAAGACTAAGACAGTTGACTGGTATTTTAAAAATTTTTCTGATACCCAAAAATATGATTTACCAGCATTTTGGACCAAAGCATATCAGGATTCCTATCTGTCACTCATGAGAGGATTGGCTGTTAAGTATGACGATAATGAATTATTAGGCACGGTCGCGGCATCCATGTGTATGACGACACACGCTGAGATCATGTGGAATCGCACTGGACGCAAGAAAGATGCTGATGGTAACGAGGTCAATAATGCCAGTGGGAAGAACCCTCGTCAGGTGAATATTGCCGCGATGACGGATTCGTCGGTGTTAGGTACTGATGTCTACACGAATGCAAAGGATTATGCGTGTTTGAAAAAGCAGGTGAGCATTCATGATAGTACCTGGAAACGAACACCTAGCATTTTTGGAAGTCATCTTTACCAAAAATATTATCTAACTGAGAAAGAGGCTAATAAAGCTGCCGTTGCTCAGGGGAAGAAGCGCAGTAAAATTGATGCTGGCGATGCCACCACTGTACTCAGTAA is from Shewanella sp. MTB7 and encodes:
- the gadC gene encoding putative glutamine/gamma-aminobutyrate antiporter GadC; the encoded protein is MTNEKKINNGRIGVFALAMLNVVAVVSLRGLPAEAEYGLSSVFYYVFAAVVFLVPVSLVAAELATGWSEKGGIFRWVGEAFGPRLALVAVFMLWIEVTVWFPTALTFGSVSLAFIGPDTTWDQALSENKFFILSIVLGIYWFATFVALRGTSAFAKLAKWGGLVGTIIPGIVLIVLGFSYLFFSGKPPQIELTWGNLIPDFSNFNNVVLAASIFLFYAGMEMNAIHVSEVDNAARNYPIAIAIAAIGTVSVFVLGTLAIAFIIPQQDISLTQSLLIAYDKLFAWAGIGWASPVVAACLALGVLAGVVGWVAGPSSALLVVAKGGYLPRFWQYTNKYGMATHIMLVQAILVTLISTIFVVLPSVQAAYQILSQLTVVLYLIMYLLMFAAAIHLRYSQPNRPRPYKIPGGDMGMWIIGGLGFIGSLIAFLFSYIPPNQISVGSPEEFVGFLVLLTLFFVAVPLIIYQIRKPHWKDPSVTDFAPFTWEIEDIHPGIINTSDKITHELNK
- the glsA gene encoding glutaminase A, yielding MSSLNSNIAELMKQAVEKCKDNKGGENASYIPFLASVPSELIGLAFVSVTGEVIKLQDAEYKFALESISKVLTLALALEQSGADAIHTKVGADPTGLPFNSVMALELHQGMPLTPLVNAGAMATVSLLKATDKEQRWDEILNFQSLLTNSKIELSDEVNQSEQTTNEHNRAIAYLLKSSDRMYSDPMDACEVYTRQCSTLINSVELATVGATLANGGVNPLSGKQLIKTENIPHILAEMVMEGLYDTSGDWAYDVGLPSKSGVGGGILSVIPNVGALAAFSPRLDPIGNSVRGQQMIKYVAQEMGWNLFTSQKH
- a CDS encoding porin, whose amino-acid sequence is MNKSFIATAIAVLIVSPSISATELYKDAKNQLTLGGYGDFSVLNTNDTTEVVNNASRINFQFSHKLSNGLKAFSTMEWGINPFDSTLVYNRESLFSSQNGDLLNSRLAFIGLSYNQYGSLSFGKQWSAWYDVVGGTDNAFIWGGAAAGEYSLDGSGGIDGVGRADKAIQYRNTIGNFSFTLQTQLQDNTIDLTGFDQVDPDGTSTLTYGNTYGASATYDFSDKLSVSVGGNRGEFKGFNSTTNDSIDTEDEIYGASVSWGTLSGDGLYVSANYNKNKYHETDNSGRLIPDADGVEAMVSYYSDNVRSYLIYNTLSADNYSFMGNDGILQNVTEYNEQSLVPGIAYIWDSTLVTYIEGKIDMSDFVTNGVKSEGDSAVAVGIRYYL
- a CDS encoding putative bifunctional diguanylate cyclase/phosphodiesterase; this encodes MMNEDKIRAIIHQLSDLKYANFANNICIGLTKAIEADFVFIASLNSDKTVATTIALANNDNILDNFSYPLRSTPCTEVIKGGICSLAKNAQHLYPDDKLLAQMDISGYVGISLQDSNNDTTAILVALFHQPITNSSSIESLFLLFSGLIEKDIETQDYIKRLNLSDHIIDESKEAIFISNNRNQIVRINEAFTKTTGYSLDEVYGKNPKMFNSGDHSQQFYEQMWSDIKHKGGWSGEIWNKRKNNEVFPELLTISVIHDAAGEISHYVGSFFDISESVKAKKKIQQQASFDLLTGLANRFFFMETLTKKIKYLKNNKSQPTVYMMDLDLFKEINDLFGEQFGDQLLIKAAERLQSLIKSSDIAARISGDGFALMVNHIANKADMLSLADKITQAFREPFYIQETSIDCRLSIGITHLSEKNKDASSVMKEAEHAMYYVKNNGRDSYRYFTSNMQDEVLQRIELKNDLQNAICNKQLHLVYQPIFSTKSLVIEKFEVLVRWEHNGILISPEIFIPLAEEFMLIKDIGEFVLQESCAQLKRLKSKGFTEIGFNVNRSVYEIPFNERDNDQWLSTINQHQLAPSDICFELTESALASERSNNERLLKHLQDAGCTIALDDFGTGYSSLSYLRRFPIDIIKIDRSFIKDMTVSQDAHILVSTIISMAKALGKTVVAEGVETQEQLHQLIKLDCDFIQGYYLSKPISAQEILPYLTNNTLC